A single genomic interval of Cucumis sativus cultivar 9930 chromosome 7, Cucumber_9930_V3, whole genome shotgun sequence harbors:
- the LOC101221975 gene encoding cytochrome c oxidase subunit 5C: MAAGRVAHVTLQGPSVVKEILTGMGLALFAGSFWKMHQWNEQRKVRAFYDLLEKGEISVVVDEE; this comes from the coding sequence ATGGCTGCAGGCAGGGTGGCTCATGTCACACTACAAGGACCGAGTGTTGTCAAGGAGATATTGACAGGAATGGGACTTGCTTTGTTTGCTGGTAGCTTTTGGAAAATGCATCAGTGGAATGAGCAGAGGAAAGTGAGAGCTTTCTACGATTTACTGGAGAAGGGTGAGATCAGTGTCGTTGTTGATGAAGAATAG
- the LOC101218834 gene encoding DELLA protein RGL2: MADGFFSFTPFDFSGSQPGTFFPSNGGVHEKQETEQRGKEDDCPFRMDEFGDFNFPSANQFGFYQQDISKIGDQTNYEHPNTDCLIFDELLFGNDFNISELIQEKSKISESLAADSISFNSNKQVSNPCLDSLQLLNSYGTKVKRMNGENLNKRGDEVNEENKTLSTEEILRVAGARYVHFFPEGHDDFYMLTHPCDFALSGLSKDEREDVELAHVLFAAAEKVGYQQFDRGSRLLQRCEWTASPYGNAIQRVVYYFAKALRKKIERETGREAIKEQQEEEINLDTLRTCMKLPFQQVMHLTAVQAIFEHVKLINKIHLIDLEIRSGVHWSAFMQSLVDLKELPIKLLKITAVVTDKYQLIDQVGKWLENVAESLNIPFSFKVIFVSDMIEIKEELFETEDDEMVAIYCPLVLRNMISRPSSLENLMKVIRNLNPSIMVVSEIEANYNLPSFVNRFIEVLFFTASFFDCLKTCIEEDDEDSRRKIEGLCGKGVENALASEGSDRVVRSVKIEVWRAFFARFRMEEMEFSDLCLSQAKLVSKGFAYGKFCSLEKNEKCLIVGWKETPIISVSAWQFL, from the coding sequence ATGGCTGAtggtttcttttccttcacaCCATTTGATTTCAGTGGCTCACAACCAGGTACTTTCTTCCCCTCTAATGGCGGCGTACACGAGAAACAGGAGACAGAGCAACGAGGGAAAGAAGATGATTGTCCATTTAGAATGGATGAGTTTGGAGATTTCAACTTTCCTTCAGCAAATCAATTTGGCTTCTACCAACAAGACATTTCCAAGATTGGAgatcaaacaaactatgaACACCCCAACACAGATTGTCTTATTTTCGACGAATTGCTGTTCGGTAACGATTTTAACATTTCCGAATTAATTCAGGAGAAATCGAAGATATCGGAAAGCCTGGCTGCAGATTCTATTAGTTTCAACTCCAATAAACAAGTTTCGAATCCATGTTTAGATTCTTTGCAGCTGCTAAACAGTTATGGTACTAAAGTCAAGAGGATGAATGGGGAAAATCTTAACAAAAGAGGCGATGAAGTCAATGAAGAGAACAAAACATTGTCAACTGAAGAGATATTAAGGGTAGCTGGAGCAAGATATGTTCACTTCTTTCCTGAGGGGCATGATGACTTTTACATGCTGACGCATCCGTGTGATTTCGCTCTCTCTGGTTTGTCGAAGGACGAGAGAGAAGATGTTGAGCTTGCCCATGTCCTCTTTGCTGCAGCTGAAAAAGTAGGCTACCAGCAATTCGACCGAGGGAGCCGGCTGCTTCAACGCTGTGAATGGACTGCATCTCCCTACGGCAACGCAATCCAACGGGTCGTTTATTACTTTGCAAAAGCTCTTAGGAAAAAAATCGAAAGAGAAACTGGAAGGGAAGCAATTAAGGAGCAACAAGAAGAGGAAATCAACCTCGATACACTTAGAACATGCATGAAACTTCCTTTTCAGCAAGTGATGCATCTTACTGCTGTTCAAGCAATATTTGAACATGTAAAACTGATCAACAAAATCCATTTGATAGATCTTGAAATCAGAAGTGGAGTTCATTGGTCAGCTTTTATGCAATCACTTGTAGATTTGAAGGAACTTCCCATTAAGCTTCTTAAGATCACTGCTGTTGTAACAGACAAATATCAATTGATAGATCAGGTAGGAAAGTGGTTGGAAAATGTTGCTGAGTCTCTAAACATACCTTTCTCATTCAAAGTAATCTTCGTATCAGATATGATAGAGATAAAAGAAGAACTCTTTGAAAcagaagatgatgaaatgGTGGCAATCTACTGCCCCTTAGTTTTGAGAAACATGATCTCAAGGCCTTCTAGTTTGGAGAATCTGATGAAAGTAATTCGAAATCTAAACCCATCGATAATGGTAGTTTCCGAAATTGAGGCAAACTACAACCTACCATCATTTGTGAATCGCTTCATCGAAGTGTTGTTTTTTACTGCTTCGTTCTTTGACTGCTTGAAAACTTGCATTGAAGAGGATGATGAAGACAGCAGAAGAAAGATAGAAGGCTTGTGCGGTAAAGGGGTTGAAAACGCCCTTGCATCGGAAGGGAGCGATCGGGTTGTGAGGAGTGTGAAGATAGAGGTGTGGAGGGCATTCTTTGCAAGGTTTAGAATGGAAGAAATGGAATTCAGTGACTTATGTTTGAGCCAAGCTAAGTTGGTATCTAAGGGGTTTGCTTATGGGAAGTTTTGTAGTTTGGAAAAGAATGAGAAATGTTTGATTGTTGGTTGGAAGGAAACTCCAATTATCTCTGTTTCAGCTTGGCAGTTTCTTTGA